TCACCTTCTTGATTTGCTTCCGTTCCGCCTTCAGACTTTATCTTCAGCTCAGATGGGAAAAGCGGCTTCCCTGCAGAACCGAGCTTAGAGATACTGTATTCAGGGGAGAGCGTCACGATTTGGGAGGCCGTCTCTGTCATGCCATACGTCTGGAAGACCGGCACTCCTTTTTCCTTACACTTCTGCAGAAGGGGCAGAGGTGCCGGACCTCCTCCGAGCAGCATGCAGCGGAAATCCGGATGATACGTTCTGTCCCCAAGGTCCATCAGGAGGCGCTGAAGCATCGTGCTAACAACAGAGATGATCGTCACCTTACCCGATTCAAGCTCCCTGTTGATCCCTTCTGCATCAAAGCTTTCAAACAGGCGGACATTCATGCCATAGATGACGCTCCTCATCAGGATGGAATAACCGCTGATATGAAAGAGGGGCACCGAACAGAGCCATGCATCATTTTCACTTATCCCGAGATTCAAAGAAGAGCCGATGGCACTCCACCAGTGGTTCCCGTATGATTGAAGGACGCCCTTTGGTGCCCCGGTCGTACCTGATGTGTACATGACCGAGCATGCTTGGTCTAACTGAAAATGATCCTTCACCTCAAAGCTTGCAGGCGGTGTCTGAAACAACCGAGAGAAGGAGACTCCATCCACATCCCCGATGATGTTGCCTTCAAATTCATCATCATATATGACAGTCGACAAGCCCATGTCTTTTATTTGAAAAGAAATTTCCTCTGTGCTGAGCTTGTTGTTCAATAAGACGGTCGTTAATCCGAGTTGTTGAAGGGCATGGATAACCAGTACCGACTTCAGTTTATTTTTGATCATCAGACCGATGAATGGATGTTCCGCAGATTGGGTGATCGCATGGATCCGTTCAGCGGCAGAAATTGTTTTTTCCCAGAGGTCACGGAATGTATAGTCCACATCAGCGGTGCTGACGGCGATCCGGTCCGGGGTTAAAAATGCTCTTTGTTTTAGCCAGTTCGGCAATTGCTGTGTCGTCATCCTGTCATTCTCCATTCCTCTCTTGTATATGTACACTTCTGTGCATGGCCGTTCATTTAAAAAAGCCCGATGAATCCTTTCAGATCCATCAGGCAGCTTTCAATCATGGGAAACGAGGGAATTGTCCGAAGTCCGGTTTACGCTTTTCTTTGAATGCGTCACGGCCTTCTTTCGCTTCATCCGTTGTGTAATAAAGTAATGTCGCGTCACCTGCAAGCTGTTGCAGACCCGCTAATCCATCTGTATCCGCGTTGAAAGAAGCTTTCAGAAAGCGGAGGGCAGTCGGGCTGTTTTGCAGCATTTCTGTTGCCCATTGCACTGTTTCTGCTTCAAGCTGCTCATAAGGGACCACTGTGTTGACAAGGCCCATCTCAAGCGCTTCCTGTGCGTTGTACTGACGGCACAGGTACCAGATTTCTTTCGCTTTCTTGTGACCGATGATGCGGGCAAGATATCCTGCACCGTATCCTGCGTCAAAGCTTCCGACCTTAGGACCTGTTTGTCCGAAGATCGCATTGTCAGCAGCGATTGTCAGGTCACATACAACATGAAGGACATGTCCGCCGCCGATTGCGTATCCTGCCACCATCGCGATGACCGGCTTAGGGATCACGCGGATTAAACGCTGCAGATCCAGTACATTCAAACGTGGAATTTCGTCTTCTCCAACATATCCGCCGTGTCCGCGTACCCGCTGGTCTCCACCTGAACAGAATGCTTTCTCGCCTGCACCTGTTAAGACGATGACGCCAACCTTGGAGTCGTCACGTGCATAAGCAAATGCGTCAATCAATTCCATGACAGTCTTAGGACGGAA
The nucleotide sequence above comes from Bacillus sp. KH172YL63. Encoded proteins:
- a CDS encoding o-succinylbenzoate--CoA ligase, yielding MTTQQLPNWLKQRAFLTPDRIAVSTADVDYTFRDLWEKTISAAERIHAITQSAEHPFIGLMIKNKLKSVLVIHALQQLGLTTVLLNNKLSTEEISFQIKDMGLSTVIYDDEFEGNIIGDVDGVSFSRLFQTPPASFEVKDHFQLDQACSVMYTSGTTGAPKGVLQSYGNHWWSAIGSSLNLGISENDAWLCSVPLFHISGYSILMRSVIYGMNVRLFESFDAEGINRELESGKVTIISVVSTMLQRLLMDLGDRTYHPDFRCMLLGGGPAPLPLLQKCKEKGVPVFQTYGMTETASQIVTLSPEYSISKLGSAGKPLFPSELKIKSEGGTEANQEGEILVKGPNVTSGYYTREEANRRSFENGWFHTGDIGYVDEEGFLFVLDRRSDLIISGGENVYPAEIESVLTGCPGIEEAGVVGIPSEEWGAIPCAFIVKKGSLTKDQVMEYSKGKLASYKRPKVIVFVEELPRNASNKLLRRVLKEQWEKGMYEDAN
- the menB gene encoding 1,4-dihydroxy-2-naphthoyl-CoA synthase yields the protein MAFEWVSERNYEDILYETYNGIAKITINRPEVRNAFRPKTVMELIDAFAYARDDSKVGVIVLTGAGEKAFCSGGDQRVRGHGGYVGEDEIPRLNVLDLQRLIRVIPKPVIAMVAGYAIGGGHVLHVVCDLTIAADNAIFGQTGPKVGSFDAGYGAGYLARIIGHKKAKEIWYLCRQYNAQEALEMGLVNTVVPYEQLEAETVQWATEMLQNSPTALRFLKASFNADTDGLAGLQQLAGDATLLYYTTDEAKEGRDAFKEKRKPDFGQFPRFP